DNA sequence from the Fusarium verticillioides 7600 chromosome 2, whole genome shotgun sequence genome:
GCTCCTCGTACTTGTACTCGGTAGgcttgccctccttcttgagagtCTCCTCGATAACCTTGAGGTAGTTGGTCTCGCCAGATGACTCCTTAGGCTTAGATCGGTTCTCCAAGTTGGCCATGATCTTACCGATAGAGTCCTGGGACTTGGAAGGGTGGTCGGCACGGCCGTCAAAGGTGACGATATCCTTCCAGTTCTTGAGGACCTCCTCAGGGGTGAGGGTGACATCAACGGGGAAGCCATGTCCACCGGTTCGTTGCCATCGAGTCTGACCGCACCAGCCGCTGCCAACCTCGTACAAACCACCAGTAGGGTTGGGGCACTTGTCACTGCAGAGAGCGAGGACAAGAGGAGCAATGTAGTCAGGCTTAAAAGCCTGGACCATCTCCTCGGGCATTATGGTGGCAGTCATAGCAGTACCGGCATTGGGGGCAATAGTGTTAACATAGATGCCGTACTTCTGACCCTCGAGAGCAAGAGCTCGAGAGAAACCAAGGATACCACATTTCTATGACCATTAGCAATTATCATAACGAGCAGTATATTGAAAACTTACAGCAGCAGCGTAGTTGGCCTGGCCAAAGTTGCCATAGATACCACTGGTTGAAGTAGTGTTCAGGACACGTCCGTacttctgcttgaggaagtAAGGCCAAGCTGCCTTGGTGACCTTATAGGTACCTCGGAGATGCACGTTCAGGACGGGATCCCAGAGCTCGTCATTCATGTTGGAGAAAGCCTTGTCGCGGAGGATGCcggcattgttgatgacgatatcAATACGGCCAAATGCGTCAATGGCAGCCTTGACAaccttctcaccatcctcagctgAGGCCTTGACACCAACGGCCTTGCcaccgagcttcttgatctcagcaaccACAGGCTCGGGGTCGGCAAGATCGTTGACCACAACTGAAGCACCGTGCTTGGCAAAGGCCAGAGCGTAGACACGGCCAATACCAGCACCACCGCCAGTGACGAGAGCGACACGGCCAGTGAAGTCGAGCTTCTCGCCCTGCTCTGAAGGTCCCATCTTCATAGACTCCTCAAGCAATGTGAGGAAATCGTTGGGCCCCGTAGGGTACTGAGGGTTGGAGTAGTCGACAACCTTGTTCCAGTTCTTAATAATGGCACCGGGGGTATATGAGTCGTcagccttgaggagaagaccGCTAGATCGCTCCCATCGGAGCTTGGCCACGTGGCCGCCGCCAACCTCAAAGATACCACCAGTCTCCTCTGTGTTGTTCTTGTGGACCAAAACGGCAACGAGAGGCACAACCCATTCAGGCTTAAGGTTGGCGAGCACATCAGGAGGCATGATGGTCTCGGTCATTCGGCTAGCAGCTATTTTGGATTAGTGTACGGAGCTCATGAGGCGCGATTGTAACATACCAACAGGGGCAATGACATTGGCGAGAATGCCATACTTGATACCCTCCTTGGCAAGAGTCTCTGTGAAACCGACCATGGCGAGCTTGGCCGCGGAATAGTTGGTCTGGCCGAAGTTGCCAAAGAGGCCAGCAGCCGAGGCGGTGTTGATAACACGGCCGTATTTTTGCTTGCGGAAATGAGGCCAAGCAGCGCGGGCGCACTTGTATGAGCCCTTGATGTGTACCTTGTAAATCAGGTCCCAATCCTCATCTTTCATGTTCTTGAAGCTGATATCACGTAGGATACCAGCGTtattgatgaggatatcgatTCGGCCGAAGGCGCTGATGGCggtctcgatgatgcgcTCGCCGTTCTCTACTGAATCGTAGTTGGCAACAGCCTTGCCGCCAgcggccttgatctcgttgACGACAACATCGGCGGCCTATCGCGACTGGTATTAGCTTTATGCGCTTTGCGCCTGGGAAAGCGGTTTTGCTCTTGCTGGGTGGTCCACGAACCTTTGATGAGTTGCCCTCGCCCTTGGAAGTACCACCAAGATCGTTCACGACGACACTGGCACCACGGGAGCCGAAGAAAGTAGCGTATGCCTTTCCGAGGCCACCGCCAGCGCCGGTGACGACAACAACTTGGCCGTCATATCTCAACTGGTCCGCCATTGTGTGTATGTGAGTGCGTGTGTGGTGTGATATTCGAATATGTAAGGGGGGTATAGTATGACAcgctcaagatgatgaaaaAAAGAcagagagtgagagtgagaggatgaggatgaagaattgCAACACGAATTAATCGGGGAGCGCAACGAGCAGCTCTTAACAAGCTTGGGCCGGCCTGCAACTCAAACCGTGTCGGGGATACCAAGGAACCTTGTGAAGGGGAAGCCTCGGCTTCTATGGGGTACCGAGGGGACTGGTTGCGGGGAATACGCTAGGCCGAGTCTGGCAAGGGACTGGCTTCACATGTAAAGCTGAGAGACGGCAGATGAGGTCATGCGGAGGAAATACCCTATAGCAGCCAATGTCACATGTCGTTACTGAATCAGCATAAGAGAATAAATAGTAAGTTATGTATTACATCTGGGGTAGTACCTAACGTCTTGTCAGGTTGTATTGTCGAGTGACGTTTCGAGTCTTACATGTGGGTTACTACTGAGTAGATAGTTGGAGGTGGAATGGCAGTTTCTTTACCAAGAACGACACGCAATGTCTGGTTTCCCTTCTTTTCTATCATACATAAGCAGGAAGCTCACGAATATTGTTCAAATTTGAAATGATTATTGCTGTACTTTGCCGTTAATTGTATTATTGCGCTTTCTCTTCAGTCGCATCCGCTTATAATTCTGTTGCCGACCTCCAATCCCGGGTCCGGCTACGGACATATCCCCACAAATTCCCTCTATTCCCTCCCCGCAAAACCAACCAAGCCCAGACCGGGCCACAAGCCTGATGCTGATTTGATCAACCCGAAGAGGTCAGTCATTGTGCCAATGTGTGTGAGAGTGTGTGCGCGCCTCTAGTGTCTCGTGTCTCCTCGGGCTTGAATTGCCCGacgaaaaaagaaagcaattGACTGACAGTGACACCCGACACTCAATCATCCTATGGCTGCGCTATCAATACCCATACCGTACTATCGTTCTCACTCCCATGCCCTGTACATGCGCAGTAGCTTATTCATATCTTGATTGAATCATGGCTCCCCACTTCATCGACGACAAAACTGAGATTTGCCtccccttcatcctctctcAGCTCAAACTCCACCGCGAAGAGTCTCCCGACCGCCCCTTTGTCATCGGCCTCAACGGTATTCAGGGCGCCGGCAAGTCGACCCTTGTCAAGGCATTGAGCAAGGCTCTCGAGAGCCAGCAAGTGCCCACCCTTGTCTGTAGCATAGATGAGTTCTATCTCACTCGCCAGGATCAGGTTGCCCTCGCTGAAGCTCACCCTGACAATGCCCTTGTTCAGCATCGTGGGGAGCCTGGTAAGTAAAACCACACGATTTGATGACTAGGCGGGTTCTAACAAGCTCAGGAACTCACGACTTGCCTCTCCTCAAATCCTTCTTTGAGGCATTACTAAGAGGAGAGCCTACAAAGCTGCCCAAATACgacaaagccatcaaaggCGGTCAAGGTGATCGCCTCCCAGAGTCTGAATGGCTTCCTGTGAATCAGCCAGGCCAGGACAAGATCCAGGCCATCATTTTGGAGGGGTGGTGTGTAGGCTTCCGTCCTCTGACCcgtgaggatgttgaggcgAGGCTCAACATGCCCAACCGAACTCTCAAACAACATAAACTTGAGGACCTTCTATTCGTAAATGAGAAGCTCGCTGAGTATGACTCCGTCACAGATTCCTTCGACGCATTCATTCAAATCGACGCGGAAGATCTTGGCTACGTCTACGGTTGGCGAttggagcaagaagaccacTTGCGCGAGGAAAGGGGTGACCCGGAAGCAGGCATGACATCTGTGGAGGTGGTCAAATTCGTTGACGGATACTATCCTGCTTATGAGCTCTATACTGATAGGATGAGAAAAGGAGTTCTGGCCAACCGACCTGGCCGTCAATTGAGGATGGTAGTAGGCCGCGACAGAAAAGTAAAACATGTCCGACGAGTATAAAAAGGGGGACACAGCAAATGATCTCACCTCCACTCACACCCGAACAAACCAAACACAACAAACCTTCACGACAGACTAATGATCCATTTACGACCCTGAACCGGTTTCAGCGAAATGATATATTATTTCATCAAAGATGTGACCATCGTAGCGAATCTAAAAAAACATTTCCCCTGTATGTGAGCTCATATCTGCTCTAGGGTGTCTTGCGAACCTCATGGATATCTCACGCTCTGGTATCGAGTAAATCAGACTCCGGCACAATGCATTCATATCGGTCGTAAACTCATTTCCCGAAAAACGAAAAACCAACGACTCTGTCCATACGCCACGCATAATCTATGCAGTTTTATCCTCCACTACTCGCTGGCCATCCTGCTTCATCTTAGAGAGCTTTCGGTCAATGGCCTGTGTCTTGAGAcggacagcttcttcacgaTCGGCTGCTTCTTGTTCGAACTCCTGAATGATTTTGCGCTTCTGTCTTCTTGAATCCAGAAGTTTTTGCATGAGTGCACTGAACTCATGGACAAACCATTCTCCCGAGGTTTCCCAATTTTCCATCGACATATTGGAAAACAGGTCATGCTGTTCCTTTTCACCCAGATGACGAAAATGCTCGAGTTTATCTTCCAAATTGCCAGCATTAACTCCAGTAACCTTCTGCCCATCCTTGGAAGGGTCAAAGTCGAAAGGCTGCTGCCGAAGGGAGGCAAAGGTCATAGAGTTAAGAGCCACGTCGTCGTACTCAGGGCTTGGACGACGTCGTTTTCTGTCGAGGCGACTAGTGTTTGGCATGAAGGTTGTCGTAGCTGGTATCGAGCTCTCTAAGAGAGCTCTTTGAACCACCGGcttggcaggcttgggcCTAGGCGTTGTGTGTTCTTCCTCCTGAGAAGCGgactcggcatcttcatcatccaaacGGTGGACAGTCGGCTGCTGGGAGCTCTCGTTTTTGTAGCGCGTTTGCCATTGCGTTTCATGGCGCCTGGGTGATATATTCCTTGCTTGGTTCGTGTCGTAGGCCTCTGATCGGCCGGAATGTGACTTTCGAATCCTCACTTCACGCATGGGGATTTTGGAGTCCTGACGTGCCGGGGAGTCTGGTCGAGTTCGGCCACGTCCGTGATGGCCACTGAGTTTTCCATGCCTCACACTTACATCATCCTGGAAACCATCGCCCATATGATCAACATTGTGTTGCTGTGACCTACTGACCACGTTCATACGaagatcatcaccaacagtgAACAAGTCACTTGTCGGCGGAGGTCGATGAAATCGATTGCGGTCAGGGAGCCGGTGTGACGGAATGGTCTTCTTAAGATCGCGAGTCAACTCCGGCCCAAGCTTAATGGGATCGGATGGCTCGTTGTGCGGAGTTGTGAGACCAGACTCCATGAAATTTTCGTCAAGTTGCGAACCAGAGAAGATGTCGACCCGGCGATCACTTGAATCTGCTTTAATCCGGCCATTCGGGGAAGATATCGAGCGCACTGGTGAATGATGCTGTGGTGGCTGACTGAAAGGATAGTCCTGTTTTGGAGGCGCGGTGTTTCTACCACCGAGTCCCGTGATCTCCCGAGGATAGCTAGTGGGACGAGGTGTAGGAGCTGGAGGAACGTTATGTGGTGGTTCTGACTTCGTGGGTTTGATATCCGCCCCGGATTGAGCTTCGTTCGTTCGCTGGCCACCATTGGCGAAAGCCAGAAGCCGACCGCCTTTGTCTTTCAGACTGGGGGGCATATTCGCGTTGCTTCGATCAAATAGAAGATACACCGAGAGGCCTGGAGCGTTGTCGATGTGCGCTGGTAACTGAAAGCCTTGAAGGTCTCGTTTGATTATGTACGTCGAATTTATCGCTGGCGATGGATTATGCCCTTTGATTAAACAAGTGAATTGAAAGCGGATGAAAGCAAATCTGTAGTTCTTGCACCAGGCTCAAATCCCCAAGAACTAAAAGGGACCGTTCGTTGCAGGTTGTGAGTTGTGAACTGCACGAACCTGAGTGTTGTGTTGAAGATAAGGAAAAGTATATCAAATTGGGAGTCGCGGTTTCAGTTCACACGCCCAAAGAGACGACAGGCAGGGGCGCGCCCAGGGAAAGCGCAAAGCGCCTAGAGAGTCGCGACGTCAGGTGACGTCGGCGGGAAGCTTCCGGTGGAGATCAACTTCCATTCCCAGGTGCATAGTCACCTTATCCTTGCATCCAGGTAAGACCCATAACTTTCACTTACATGAATGAGCCTCACCTTGACGCTCAGCGACCTCGCGCTAGCCACATGTCAGAATAAACAATTTTCTATATCAGATGAACTCTTGAAGTCATTGTGTGATAGTTTTCACGtggtctcttttctcttaTAAAAAAAGCCGAGTTTGGGATACGGCGAGCCCAGAGACATTCAGGACGATATTATCATATGGGAAGGGCCAAATCATACGCTTCGGCTTGAACACTTCAAAACTTTAAAGCGATGTAGTTCTGTTCAAGCTGAAGCTAGTAACGGCACTCCCATGAGCTCGTGTTGCCAGCTCGGCAATTCCGATCTGACACGATCTGATGCAATCAATGCCTATCAAATGCCCTGAggctcctcttcctcaagcccCTGACACGGATGACAAAGTACATCACAATC
Encoded proteins:
- a CDS encoding peroxisomal hydratase-dehydrogenase-epimerase gives rise to the protein MADQLRYDGQVVVVTGAGGGLGKAYATFFGSRGASVVVNDLGGTSKGEGNSSKAADVVVNEIKAAGGKAVANYDSVENGERIIETAISAFGRIDILINNAGILRDISFKNMKDEDWDLIYKVHIKGSYKCARAAWPHFRKQKYGRVINTASAAGLFGNFGQTNYSAAKLAMVGFTETLAKEGIKYGILANVIAPVAASRMTETIMPPDVLANLKPEWVVPLVAVLVHKNNTEETGGIFEVGGGHVAKLRWERSSGLLLKADDSYTPGAIIKNWNKVVDYSNPQYPTGPNDFLTLLEESMKMGPSEQGEKLDFTGRVALVTGGGAGIGRVYALAFAKHGASVVVNDLADPEPVVAEIKKLGGKAVGVKASAEDGEKVVKAAIDAFGRIDIVINNAGILRDKAFSNMNDELWDPVLNVHLRGTYKVTKAAWPYFLKQKYGRVLNTTSTSGIYGNFGQANYAAAKCGILGFSRALALEGQKYGIYVNTIAPNAGTAMTATIMPEEMVQAFKPDYIAPLVLALCSDKCPNPTGGLYEVGSGWCGQTRWQRTGGHGFPVDVTLTPEEVLKNWKDIVTFDGRADHPSKSQDSIGKIMANLENRSKPKESSGETNYLKVIEETLKKEGKPTEYKYEERDVILYNLGVGAKRTDLKYVFEGSDDFQVIPTFGVIPPFNAEMPFEFDNIVPNFSPMMLLHGEQYLEIRKFPIPTNARLVTRGRLLEVIDKGNASIARTSTTTVDANTGEDVFYNEASVFLRGAGGFGGPKRGADRGASTAANKPPARAPDVVVESPTHDDQAAIYRLSGDYNPLHIDPAFAKVGGFKAPILHGLCSFGIAGKAVYERFGAFKNIKVRFAGVVIPGQTLVTEMWREGNKIIFQTKVKETGKPAIAGAAAELRTDGKSKL